A region from the Palaemon carinicauda isolate YSFRI2023 chromosome 16, ASM3689809v2, whole genome shotgun sequence genome encodes:
- the LOC137655213 gene encoding keratin, type I cytoskeletal 9-like, translating to MVRLLEIDHILLDSLINNETSKLLFVCIGAVVVAVCQAGGGGGGFGGGHGGSNGGSFGGGSSGGYGSGGGFSSGGHGGGSIGHGSSGSNGGGFGGNSFGGGSSGGYGSGSGSSSGGHGGSSVGHGSSGGHGGGFGGGSSGGYGSSGGLSSGGHGGRSGGGFSGGHGGGSSGGRYGK from the exons ATGGTGAGACTTcttgaaatagatcatattttgtTAGACTCTTTGATCAACAATGAGACGAGC aagctgTTATTTGTTTGCATTGGCGCTGTCGTTGTGGCAGTCTGCCAGGcaggtgggggaggaggaggatttGGTGGCGGACACGGAGGATCTAACGGTGGATCCTTCGGAGGAGGATCGTCTGGAGGATATGGCTCAGGAGGCGGCTTCTCCAGCGGTGGTCATGGAGGAGGTTCCATAGGCCATGGATCCTCTGGAAGTaacggaggaggatttggaggaaaTTCCTTTGGAGGAGGATCATCTGGAGGATATGGCTCAGGAAGCGGCTCCTCTAGTGGTGGTCATGGAGGAAGCTCCGTAGGCCATGGATCCTCTGGAGGTcacggaggaggatttggaggaggaTCCTCTGGAGGCTACGGCTCAAGTGGTGGATTGTCCAGCGGTGGTCACGGTGGGCGATCTGGAGGAGGATTCTCCGGCGGTCATGGAGGTGGATCTTCAGGAGGAAGATATGGAAAATAG
- the LOC137655008 gene encoding keratin, type I cytoskeletal 9-like, whose amino-acid sequence MKLLVVCIGAVVVAVCQAGGGGGGFGGGHGGSNGGSFGGGSSGGYGSGGGFSSGGHGGGSIGHGSSGSNGGGFGGSSFGGGSSGGYGSGSGSSSGGHGGSSVGHGSSGGNGGGFGGSSFGGGSSGGYGSSGGLSSGGHGGQSGGGFSGGHGGGSSGGRYGK is encoded by the exons ATG AAGCTGTTAGTAGTTTGCATTGGCGCTGTCGTTGTGGCTGTCTGCCAGGcaggtgggggaggaggaggatttGGTGGCGGACACGGAGGATCTAACGGTGGATCCTTCGGAGGAGGATCTTCTGGAGGATATGGCTCAGGAGGCGGCTTCTCCAGCGGTGGTCATGGAGGAGGTTCCATAGGCCATGGATCCTCTGGAAGTaacggaggaggatttggaggaagTTCCTTTGGAGGAGGATCATCTGGAGGATATGGCTCAGGAAGCGGCTCCTCTAGTGGTGGTCATGGAGGAAGCTCCGTAGGTCATGGATCCTCTGGAGGTaacggaggaggatttggaggaagTTCCTTTGGAGGAGGATCCTCTGGAGGCTACGGCTCAAGTGGTGGATTGTCCAGCGGTGGTCACGGTGGGCAATCTGGAGGAGGATTCTCCGGCGGTCATGGAGGTGGATCTTCAGGAGGAAGATATGGAAAATAG
- the LOC137655214 gene encoding uncharacterized protein, translating into MFFQKLLVVCIGAVVVAVCQAGGGGGGFGGGHGGSNGGSSGGYGSGGGFSSGGHGGGSISHGSSGSNGGGFGGRGFGGGSSGGYGSNGGLSSGGHGGQSGGGFSGGHGGGSSGGRYGK; encoded by the exons atgtttttCCAGAAGCTGTTAGTAGTTTGCATTGGCGCTGTCGTTGTGGCTGTCTGCCAGGcaggtgggggaggaggaggatttGGTGGCGGACACGGAGGATCTAACGGTGGATCCTCTGGAGGATATGGCTCAGGAGGCGGCTTCTCCAGCGGTGGTCATGGAGGAGGTTCCATAAGCCATGGATCCTCTGGAAGTaacggaggaggatttggaggaa gaggatttggaggaggaTCCTCTGGAGGCTACGGCTCAAATGGTGGATTGTCCAGCGGTGGTCACGGTGGGCAATCTGGAGGAGGATTCTCCGGCGGTCATGGAGGTGGATCTTCAGGAGGAAGATATGGAAAATAG
- the LOC137655215 gene encoding keratin, type I cytoskeletal 9-like, producing MFFQKLLLVCIGAVVVAVCQAGGGGGGFGGGHGGSNGGSFGGGSSGGYGSGGGFSSGGHGGSSVGHGSSGGQGGGFGGSSFGGGSSGGYGSGGGFSSGGGGGGFGGGHGGSNGGSFGGGSSGGYGSGGGFSSGGHGGGSIGHGSSGSNGGGFGGSSFGGGSSGGYGSGGGSSSGGHGGSSVGHGSSGGHGGGFGGSSFGGGSSGGYSSSGGLSSGGHGGQSGGGFSGGHGGGSSGGRYGK from the exons ATGTTTTTCCAGAAGCTGTTATTAGTTTGCATTGGCGCTGTCGTTGTGGCTGTCTGCCAGGcaggtgggggaggaggaggatttGGTGGCGGACACGGAGGATCTAACGGTGGATCCTTCGGAGGAGGATCCTCTGGAGGATATGGCTCAGGAGGCGGCTTCTCTAGTGGTGGTCATGGAGGAAGCTCCGTAGGTCATGGATCATCTGGAGGTCagggaggaggatttggaggaagTTCCTTTGGAGGAGGATCATCTGGAGGATATGGCTCAGGAGGCGGCTTCTCTAGTG gtgggggaggaggaggatttGGTGGCGGACACGGAGGATCTAACGGTGGATCCTTCGGAGGAGGATCGTCTGGAGGATATGGCTCAGGAGGCGGCTTCTCCAGCGGTGGTCATGGAGGAGGTTCCATAGGCCATGGATCCTCTGGAAGTAACGGAGGAGGATTTGGTGGAAGTTCCTTTGGAGGAGGATCATCTGGAGGATATGGCTCAGGAGGTGGCTCCTCTAGTGGTGGTCATGGAGGAAGCTCCGTAGGCCATGGATCCTCTGGAGGTcacggaggaggatttggaggaagTTCATTTGGAGGAGGATCCTCTGGAGGCTACAGCTCAAGTGGTGGATTGTCCAGCGGTGGTCACGGTGGGCAATCTGGAGGAGGATTCTCCGGCGGTCATGGAGGTGGATCCTCAGGAGGAAGATATGGAAAATAG
- the LOC137655216 gene encoding loricrin-like, with product MVRLLKIDHILLDSLINNESNKLLVVCIGAVVVAVCQAGGGGGGFGGGHGGSNGGSFGGGSSGGYGSGGGFSSGGHGGGSIGHGSSGSNGGGFGGNSFGGGSSGGYGSGGGFPSGGHGGSSVGHGSSGGHGGGFGGGSFGGGSSGGYGSSGGLSSGGHGGQSGGGFSGGHGGGSSGGRYGK from the exons ATGGTGAGACTTCTTAAAATCGATCATATTTTGTTAGACTCTTTGATCAACAATGAGTCGAAT aagctgTTAGTAGTTTGCATTGGCGCTGTCGTTGTGGCTGTCTGCCAggcaggtggaggaggaggaggatttggtGGCGGACACGGAGGATCTAACGGTGGATCCTTCGGAGGAGGATCGTCTGGAGGATATGGCTCAGGAGGCGGCTTCTCCAGCGGTGGTCATGGAGGAGGTTCCATAGGCCATGGATCCTCTGGAAGTaacggaggaggatttggaggaaaTTCCTTTGGAGGAGGATCATCTGGAGGATATGGCTCAGGAGGCGGCTTCCCTAGTGGTGGTCATGGAGGAAGCTCCGTAGGCCATGGATCCTCTGGAGGTcacggaggaggatttggaggaggtTCATTTGGAGGAGGATCCTCTGGAGGCTACGGCTCAAGTGGTGGATTGTCCAGCGGTGGTCACGGTGGGCAATCTGGAGGAGGATTCTCCGGCGGTCATGGAGGTGGATCTTCAGGAGGAAGATATGGAAAATAG
- the LOC137655217 gene encoding loricrin-like — translation MLLCNDYEEMVKGNWDELISKVQKLLLVCIGAVVVAVCQAGGGGKAFGGGHGGSSGGSFGGGSSGGYGSGGGFSSGGHGGGSIGHGSSGGNGGGFGGSSFGGGSSGGYGSGGGSSSGGHGGSSVGHGSSGGHGGGFGGSSLGGGSSGGYGSSGGLSSGGHGGQSGGGFSGGHGGGSSGGRYGK, via the exons ATGTTGCTAtgcaatgattatgaagaaatggttAAAGGCAACTGGGATGAACTCATTAGCAAAGTTCAG aAGCTGTTATTAGTTTGCATTGGCGCTGTCGTTGTGGCTGTCTGCCAGGCAGGTGGGGGAGGAAAAGCTTTTGGTGGCGGACACGGAGGATCTAGCGGTGGATCCTTCGGAGGAGGATCCTCTGGAGGATATGGCTCAGGAGGTGGCTTCTCCAGCGGTGGTCATGGAGGAGGTTCCATAGGTCATGGATCGTCTGGAGGTaacggaggaggatttggaggaagTTCCTTTGGAGGAGGATCATCTGGAGGATATGGCTCAGGAGGCGGCTCCTCTAGTGGTGGTCATGGAGGAAGCTCCGTAGGCCATGGATCCTCTGGAGGTCACGGGGGAGGATTTGGAGGAAGTTCACTTGGAGGAGGATCCTCTGGAGGCTACGGCTCAAGTGGTGGATTGTCCAGCGGCGGTCACGGGGGCCAATCTGGAGGAGGATTCTCCGGCGGTCATGGAGGTGGATCTTCAGGAGgaagatatggaaaataa